A single window of Nicotiana tomentosiformis chromosome 1, ASM39032v3, whole genome shotgun sequence DNA harbors:
- the LOC138907113 gene encoding peroxisomal and mitochondrial division factor 2-like has product MDRYLLVDTKEVVPTLGPLYSDIENETLKKINDNTLSKSIPGLVLNTVILEIESARREKRRKEIFVKLKGNDVRALSEDLKKRDEELMEAVEKWSILEETLRRKEEEFELSKGVEDQCSDLQAQVVQLRGQLKECQFQVEALRGEIAEKQEELEKVESSWLDARRKVDILELANKILRAERENNKSMARAKEDRLEERMGEMDKETSELYDRVDAFEAEKAQLLERPSSSNASDFPNIPYDLYE; this is encoded by the exons ATGGATCGTTATTTGCTTGTTGATACGAAGGAGGTAGTCCCTACCCTCGGTCCTCTCTATTCCGACATCGAGAATGAGACCCTCAAGAAGATAAACGACAACACTTTGTCGAAGAGTATCCCCGGCCTCGTCCTTAAT ACGGTCATTCTGGAGATCGAGAGTGCTCGTAGGGAGAAGAGGCGCAAAGAGATTTTTGTGAAGTTGAAAGGAAA TGATGTGCGGGCCCTGAGCGAAGACTTGAAGAAGAGGGATGAAGAGCTGATGGAGGCCGTAGAGAAGTGGAGCATTCTCGAGGAAACGTTGAGGAGAAAAGAAGAAGAGTTCGAGCTCAGTAAGGGTGTGGAGGACCAATGCAGCGACCTTCAAGCTCAAGTGGTCCAACTGCGAGGCCAGCTTAAAGAGTGCCAGTTCCAGGTAGAGGCTCTCAGGGGTGAGATTGCCGAGAAGCAGGAGGAGCTCGAGAAGGTAGAATCCTCTTGGTTAGATGCTCGGAGAAAGGTGGACATACTTGAGCTGGCGAACAAGATTCTTCGTGCTGAGCGGGAAAATAATAAGTCGATGGCGAGGGCTAAGGAGGACCGGCTCGAGGAAAGAATGGGGGAGATGGACAAGGAAACCTCCGAGTTGTATGATCGAGTTGATGCATTTGAGGCCGAGAAAGCCCAACTGCTCGAGCGACCTTCTTCGTCTAATGCTTCTGATTTCCCGAACATCCCTTATGATCTGTATGAATAG